One genomic segment of Kiritimatiella glycovorans includes these proteins:
- the holA gene encoding DNA polymerase III subunit delta, with the protein MTPPADDASGTSAVLFCGDDYLADRGARDLVHERCPPEQQALGLETVSGDVNDSSEAVSAINDALEALHTGGLLGGAKVVWIRRARFIEKSFRASEELKKKLSALRDEIRRGLDPHMLVISAGAVDGRSALVKALREAEGVRDLGLPDKPYKARPVVVTRARAAAKNLGLRLPEPVAERLVDQVGLDSGAISSELQKLDLYLGERREVRTEDIGEIVTPSRELLAWDLEDALGDRRLDAALAVLDRLRRQGVQAVALMMSIENRLRILRRMRDCLDQKLVSLRQSGPKMFVNWSEGPETDRLLGALAEDPRKIHWFRAQLLFKQARHYRTGELNGAMEDALQTHERLVMSGRADPYTLIELLLVRIMSRRKGEGDDAR; encoded by the coding sequence ATGACGCCGCCAGCCGATGACGCCTCGGGAACCTCTGCCGTACTGTTCTGCGGCGACGATTACCTGGCCGACCGCGGAGCCCGGGATCTGGTGCATGAGCGCTGTCCTCCGGAGCAGCAGGCGCTCGGCCTCGAAACCGTGAGCGGCGATGTGAACGATTCATCGGAGGCCGTCTCCGCGATCAACGACGCGCTCGAGGCCCTGCACACGGGCGGGCTGCTGGGCGGCGCCAAAGTGGTCTGGATCCGCCGGGCACGGTTTATCGAAAAGAGCTTCCGCGCGTCCGAGGAGTTGAAGAAAAAGCTGTCCGCCCTCAGAGATGAGATCCGCCGGGGGCTGGACCCTCACATGCTCGTGATCAGCGCGGGCGCGGTCGACGGCCGTTCGGCCCTGGTAAAGGCCCTGCGCGAAGCGGAAGGCGTCCGCGATCTCGGACTGCCCGATAAGCCGTATAAGGCCCGGCCGGTCGTCGTAACCCGGGCCCGCGCGGCGGCGAAGAATCTGGGGCTGCGCCTCCCGGAACCGGTGGCGGAGCGGCTGGTCGACCAGGTGGGACTCGATTCGGGCGCCATCTCAAGCGAACTGCAGAAGCTGGACCTCTATCTCGGGGAGCGCCGCGAGGTCCGCACCGAGGATATCGGGGAAATCGTGACGCCCTCCCGCGAACTGCTCGCCTGGGATCTGGAGGACGCGCTCGGCGACCGGCGGCTGGATGCGGCCCTGGCGGTGCTCGACCGGCTGCGGCGGCAGGGGGTTCAGGCCGTGGCGCTGATGATGTCGATCGAGAACCGCCTCCGAATCCTGCGGCGCATGCGCGACTGCCTCGATCAGAAACTCGTGTCCCTGCGACAGTCGGGCCCCAAAATGTTCGTGAACTGGTCGGAGGGCCCGGAGACCGACCGGTTGCTGGGTGCTCTGGCGGAGGACCCGCGCAAAATCCACTGGTTTCGCGCGCAGCTTCTGTTTAAGCAGGCCCGCCATTACCGGACCGGGGAATTGAACGGGGCGATGGAAGACGCCCTGCAGACCCATGAACGACTCGTGATGAGTGGCCGCGCCGATCCCTATACCCTGATCGAACTCCTCCTCGTCCGGATCATGAGCCGCAGGAAAGGAGAAGGTGATGATGCCCGCTGA
- the rpsU gene encoding 30S ribosomal protein S21, with translation MASTTVEVKVRRGESVEKAIRRLKKKLDKEGVMKSMRAHRHFEKPSDKRRRKAARARSRAMRTARS, from the coding sequence GTGGCATCGACGACCGTAGAAGTGAAAGTGCGCCGCGGCGAGTCCGTCGAAAAGGCGATTCGCCGCCTGAAGAAGAAGCTGGACAAGGAAGGCGTCATGAAGTCCATGCGGGCTCATCGTCATTTCGAAAAGCCCAGCGACAAGCGTCGGCGCAAGGCCGCCCGCGCCCGCAGCCGTGCGATGCGGACAGCGCGCAGCTGA
- a CDS encoding HIT family protein gives MNQRPLWAPWRIEYIRGSREEECFICRVLESPPEKSREDLVLFRGEHAMIMLNRFPYNSGHLLVAPRRHVAGYEELDAAEHAEISSLSARAIRILRDVMYPDGFNVGFNLGAAGGAGLESHIHQHIVPRWTGDTNFMPVLGDTRVVPEALESTYDVLKPRFG, from the coding sequence ATGAACCAGCGACCCCTCTGGGCCCCCTGGCGCATCGAATACATCCGCGGCAGCCGCGAAGAGGAATGCTTCATCTGCCGCGTCCTCGAGTCGCCGCCGGAAAAAAGCCGCGAAGACCTCGTACTCTTCCGGGGGGAACACGCCATGATCATGCTCAACCGTTTCCCGTACAACAGCGGGCACCTCCTGGTCGCCCCGCGCCGGCACGTGGCCGGCTACGAGGAGCTGGACGCCGCGGAGCATGCCGAGATTTCAAGCCTGTCGGCGAGGGCCATCCGAATCCTTCGCGACGTGATGTATCCGGACGGGTTCAACGTCGGATTCAATCTCGGCGCGGCCGGCGGCGCCGGACTCGAAAGTCATATCCATCAGCACATTGTTCCGCGCTGGACGGGCGACACCAATTTCATGCCCGTGCTGGGCGATACGCGCGTCGTGCCCGAAGCGCTGGAGAGCACCTACGACGTGTTGAAACCCCGGTTCGGCTGA
- a CDS encoding DJ-1 family glyoxalase III, whose product MSRILIVLAEGCEEMEAVIAMDVLRRAGLETVAAGLEPGVVTASRGTKLCPDCAWNEADPGAFDMLILPGGMGGAERLCGHEGVLETLRAFDRDGTWIGAICAAALVLHRAGILTGKRFTCYPGIEEKMSGVTRSAEPVVVDRHLITSQGPGTAFEFALRIIAELHSPRKADEVRRELLLGGAL is encoded by the coding sequence ATGAGCCGTATTCTGATCGTGCTGGCCGAAGGCTGCGAGGAAATGGAAGCCGTGATCGCCATGGATGTGCTGCGCCGGGCGGGGCTGGAGACGGTCGCGGCCGGACTCGAACCCGGCGTGGTCACCGCGTCGCGCGGAACCAAGCTCTGTCCGGACTGCGCGTGGAACGAAGCGGACCCCGGCGCGTTCGATATGCTGATTCTGCCCGGCGGGATGGGCGGCGCCGAACGCCTCTGCGGACACGAGGGCGTGCTGGAAACGCTGCGGGCCTTCGACCGCGATGGAACATGGATCGGAGCCATCTGCGCGGCGGCTCTCGTGCTCCATCGCGCGGGCATCCTGACCGGTAAACGGTTCACCTGCTATCCCGGCATCGAGGAGAAGATGAGCGGGGTGACGCGCTCCGCGGAGCCGGTGGTGGTCGACCGGCACCTGATTACGAGCCAGGGGCCCGGGACCGCGTTCGAATTCGCGCTCAGGATCATCGCCGAACTCCACAGCCCCCGGAAGGCGGATGAAGTGCGGCGTGAGTTATTGCTGGGAGGTGCGTTATGA
- the proC gene encoding pyrroline-5-carboxylate reductase, which produces MKLQDSNIAFIGAGNMTEAIVRGLLDAGEVEAGRICVSDVDPGRRALFSESIGVEALEDNRAAAESADAVLLAVKPQILGSVLEELSGSPVEDKLVISIAAGVRTRTIEEGLRARTRVVRVMPNTPALIGRGAAAYAAGRAATEADTAFAAAVMQSVGVAVPMGEEALDAVTALSGSGPAYVFYLLEAMLDAAKTMGLPDPESRKLALATVKGAADLMGESGEDAAVLRARVTSPGGTTEAALGELERAGVKDAVIRAMHAAEQRSKELAGDG; this is translated from the coding sequence ATGAAACTGCAGGATTCGAATATCGCCTTCATCGGGGCGGGCAACATGACCGAGGCGATCGTCCGCGGACTGCTTGACGCCGGGGAAGTGGAAGCCGGGCGGATCTGCGTCAGCGACGTGGATCCCGGTCGCCGTGCATTGTTTTCGGAATCGATCGGGGTTGAGGCGTTGGAGGACAACCGGGCCGCGGCGGAGTCGGCGGACGCCGTACTGCTGGCGGTAAAGCCGCAGATCCTCGGGTCCGTGCTCGAGGAGCTGTCGGGATCTCCGGTCGAGGACAAGCTGGTCATTTCGATCGCGGCGGGGGTGCGCACGCGGACTATTGAAGAGGGCCTGCGCGCCCGCACGCGGGTGGTGCGGGTGATGCCCAACACGCCGGCGCTGATCGGGCGCGGCGCGGCGGCGTATGCGGCGGGACGCGCCGCCACGGAGGCGGACACCGCCTTCGCCGCCGCCGTGATGCAGTCGGTCGGCGTCGCCGTGCCGATGGGGGAAGAGGCGCTGGACGCCGTGACCGCGCTCAGCGGAAGCGGGCCGGCGTATGTGTTTTACCTGCTCGAGGCCATGCTCGACGCGGCGAAGACCATGGGGCTGCCGGACCCGGAATCGAGAAAACTCGCGCTGGCCACGGTCAAAGGCGCCGCCGATCTCATGGGCGAATCCGGCGAGGACGCTGCCGTTCTGCGGGCGCGGGTTACGTCGCCCGGCGGGACCACGGAGGCCGCGCTCGGCGAACTCGAGCGGGCGGGGGTGAAGGACGCCGTGATCAGGGCGATGCACGCGGCAGAGCAGCGTTCAAAGGAGCTGGCCGGTGACGGATAA
- a CDS encoding YggS family pyridoxal phosphate-dependent enzyme, translating into MMPAEGETIGTRIDTVRQRIAEACDRSGRDVAGVRLMAVSKTRTPEEIADAAECGLTLFGENKVQEAASKIVRCPGTLEWHLVGHLQRNKVRRALPLFTCIQSVDSRRLIDELDKHATGTTPVLLQINIAGEAAKHGADPAEARELVDAVNATARLEVHGLMTIPPFAPEPEKSRPWFAQLRELRDRLTAETGTPLPELSMGMSNDYAVAIEEGATLVRVGTAIFGKRK; encoded by the coding sequence ATGATGCCCGCTGAGGGGGAAACCATCGGAACCCGCATCGATACCGTGCGGCAGCGGATCGCCGAAGCCTGCGACCGGAGCGGACGGGATGTCGCCGGGGTGCGGCTGATGGCGGTGTCGAAAACGCGCACCCCGGAAGAGATCGCGGACGCAGCGGAATGCGGTCTGACGCTGTTCGGGGAAAATAAGGTCCAGGAGGCCGCCTCCAAGATCGTCCGCTGTCCCGGTACGCTCGAGTGGCACCTCGTCGGGCACCTCCAGCGCAACAAGGTCAGGCGCGCGCTGCCGCTGTTCACCTGTATTCAGTCGGTCGATTCCCGGAGGCTGATCGACGAACTGGACAAACACGCCACGGGCACGACCCCCGTTCTTCTGCAGATCAACATCGCGGGCGAGGCGGCCAAGCACGGGGCCGATCCGGCCGAAGCGCGCGAGCTGGTCGACGCCGTCAACGCCACCGCCCGGCTGGAGGTCCACGGACTGATGACCATCCCGCCCTTCGCTCCCGAACCGGAAAAATCGCGCCCGTGGTTCGCGCAGCTTCGGGAGCTGCGGGATCGGCTCACCGCGGAGACCGGCACCCCGCTGCCGGAACTCTCGATGGGCATGTCGAACGATTACGCGGTGGCGATCGAGGAAGGCGCCACGCTGGTGCGCGTGGGCACGGCTATCTTCGGGAAAAGGAAGTAG